The following proteins are co-located in the Mesorhizobium sp. M1E.F.Ca.ET.045.02.1.1 genome:
- the parC gene encoding DNA topoisomerase IV subunit A yields the protein MGKRHLPPQDNGGGDNIEPVDLKEALEKRYLAYALSTIMHRALPDVRDGLKPVHRRIMHAMRLLRLNPDQGFAKCARIVGEVMGKFHPHGDQSIYDALVRLAQEFSMRYPLVDGQGNFGNIDGDNAAAMRYTEARMTEVATELLAGITEDAVDYRPTYNEEDEEPVVLPGAFPNLLANGSSGIAVGMATSIPPHNAAELCDAALHLIEHPDAPVAKLMDFVQGPDFPTGGIIVDSRASILEAYETGRGGFRVRSKWGQEDQGRGTWSIVVTEIPYGVQKARLIEKIAELLMARKLPLLEDIRDESAEDIRIVLVPKSRTVDPGILMESLFKLTELESRFPLNMNVLSRGKVPNVLSLKGVLKEWLDHRRDVLVRRSKYRLGEIEKRLEILAGYLIAYLNIDEVIRIIREEDEPKQVMMARWALTDNQAEAILNMRLRALRKLEEIEIRKEYDGLTEEKKQIEALLASDAKQWATIKWQVAEIRKKFGPETEIGRRRTQFADAPEHDLTDIAHAMIEREPVTVVVSEKGWLRAMKGHLTDHSQLAFKEGDSLKLAFHAQTTDKILVFTTGGKFYTIGADRLPGGRGHGEPIRIIVDMENDQDIVTAFVHDPKRKLLLVSYDANGFVVSEEEVVANTRKGKQVMNVKAPDEAKRCVPVAGDHLAIVGENRKMLIFPLAEIPEMARGKGVRLQKYKDGGVLDLKTFTIAAGLTWQDSADRTFTKSREELAEWIGARAAAGRMVPKGFPRTGKFG from the coding sequence ATGGGAAAAAGGCATTTGCCGCCGCAGGACAATGGCGGCGGCGACAATATCGAACCGGTCGATCTGAAGGAAGCGCTCGAAAAGCGCTACCTCGCCTATGCGCTGTCGACCATCATGCACCGGGCATTGCCGGATGTGCGCGACGGACTGAAGCCGGTCCATCGCCGCATCATGCATGCCATGCGGCTCTTGCGGCTCAACCCTGACCAGGGCTTTGCCAAATGCGCCCGCATCGTCGGCGAGGTGATGGGTAAGTTCCATCCGCATGGCGACCAGTCGATCTACGACGCTTTGGTGCGCCTCGCGCAAGAATTCTCGATGCGCTACCCGCTGGTCGACGGGCAGGGCAATTTCGGCAACATCGACGGCGATAACGCCGCGGCCATGCGCTACACCGAAGCGCGCATGACGGAGGTGGCGACCGAGCTGCTCGCCGGCATCACCGAGGACGCCGTCGACTACCGGCCGACCTACAATGAGGAGGACGAGGAGCCGGTCGTGCTCCCGGGCGCCTTCCCGAACCTGCTCGCCAACGGCTCGTCCGGCATTGCCGTCGGCATGGCGACCTCGATCCCGCCGCACAACGCCGCCGAACTTTGCGATGCCGCGCTGCACCTGATCGAGCATCCGGACGCGCCCGTGGCGAAGCTGATGGATTTCGTCCAGGGGCCGGATTTCCCGACCGGCGGCATCATCGTCGACAGCCGCGCCTCGATCCTCGAAGCCTATGAGACGGGCCGCGGCGGTTTCCGCGTGCGCTCCAAATGGGGCCAGGAGGACCAGGGCAGGGGCACCTGGAGCATCGTCGTCACCGAGATCCCCTACGGCGTCCAGAAGGCCAGGCTGATCGAGAAGATCGCCGAGCTGTTGATGGCGCGCAAGCTGCCGCTGCTCGAAGACATTCGCGACGAGAGCGCCGAGGACATCCGCATCGTGCTGGTGCCGAAGAGCCGCACCGTCGATCCAGGCATCCTGATGGAATCGCTGTTCAAGCTCACCGAGCTCGAAAGCCGCTTCCCGCTCAACATGAATGTGCTGTCGCGCGGCAAGGTGCCCAACGTCCTGTCGCTGAAGGGCGTGCTGAAAGAATGGTTGGACCACCGCCGCGACGTGCTTGTCCGCCGCTCGAAATATCGGCTGGGCGAGATCGAGAAGCGCCTGGAAATCCTCGCCGGCTACCTGATCGCCTATCTCAACATCGACGAGGTGATCAGGATCATCCGTGAGGAGGATGAGCCCAAGCAGGTGATGATGGCCCGCTGGGCGCTCACCGACAACCAGGCCGAAGCCATCCTCAACATGCGGTTGCGCGCCCTGCGCAAGCTCGAGGAGATCGAGATCCGCAAGGAATATGATGGCCTGACCGAGGAGAAGAAGCAGATCGAGGCCTTGCTGGCATCCGACGCCAAGCAATGGGCGACGATCAAATGGCAGGTCGCCGAGATCCGCAAGAAGTTCGGACCCGAGACCGAGATCGGCAGGCGCCGTACCCAGTTCGCCGACGCGCCCGAGCATGATCTGACCGACATCGCGCATGCGATGATCGAGCGCGAACCCGTGACAGTTGTCGTCTCCGAAAAAGGCTGGCTGCGCGCGATGAAAGGTCATCTGACCGACCATTCGCAGCTTGCCTTCAAGGAAGGCGATAGCCTGAAGCTCGCCTTCCATGCCCAGACCACGGACAAGATCCTGGTCTTCACCACCGGCGGCAAGTTCTACACCATCGGCGCCGACCGGCTGCCGGGCGGGCGCGGCCATGGCGAGCCGATCCGCATCATCGTCGACATGGAGAACGACCAGGACATCGTCACCGCCTTCGTGCATGATCCCAAGCGCAAGCTGCTCCTGGTCTCATACGATGCCAACGGCTTCGTCGTTTCCGAGGAAGAGGTCGTCGCCAACACGCGCAAGGGCAAGCAGGTGATGAACGTCAAGGCGCCGGACGAGGCCAAGCGCTGCGTCCCGGTCGCCGGCGACCATCTCGCCATCGTCGGCGAGAACCGCAAGATGCTGATCTTCCCGCTCGCCGAGATTCCCGAGATGGCGCGCGGCAAGGGCGTGCGCCTGCAGAAATACAAGGACGGCGGCGTGCTGGACCTGAAGACCTTCACGATTGCAGCGGGACTGACCTGGCAGGACTCCGCCGATCGCACCTTTACCAAGTCGCGCGAGGAACTGGCCGAATGGATCGGCGCCCGCGCCGCCGCCGGCCGCATGGTGCCGAAGGGTTTCCCGAGGACGGGCAAGTTCGGGTAG
- the aspS gene encoding aspartate--tRNA ligase translates to MHRYRSHTCAQLRKSDVGNSVRLSGWVHRVRDHGGLLFIDMRDHYGLTQIVADPDSPAFKIAETVRGEWVIRVDGEVKARLPETVNPNLPTGEVEVFAREIEVLSAAKELPLPVFGEPDYPEDIRLKYRFLDLRRETLHKNIVARTKIIAEMRKRMDEVGFTEFSTPILTASSPEGARDFLVPSRINPGTFYALPQAPQQYKQLIMVSGFDRYFQIAPCFRDEDPRADRLPGEFYQLDLEMSFVEQDDVLSTMEPVLRGVFETFAAGKPVTQEFRRIPFDVAMRTYGTDKPDLRNPIEIQAVSDHFRDSGFKVFASILANDAKAEVWAIPARTGGSRAFCDRMNSWAQSEGQPGLGYIFWRKEGDKLEGAGPIAKNIGEERTEAIRQQLSLADGDAAFFVAGDPKKFVAFAGAARTRAGEELNLVDRDRFELCWIVDFPFFEWNEDENKIDFAHNPFSMPQGGIDALSGQEPLGIKAFQYDMVCNGFEIASGGIRNHLPETMVKAFEMVGLDRQTVEERFGGLYRAFQYGAPPHGGMAAGIDRIVMLLVGAKNLREVTMFPMNQQAYDLLMNAPSEATPQQLRELSLRVAVAKKEG, encoded by the coding sequence ATGCATCGTTACCGCAGCCACACCTGTGCCCAATTGAGAAAGAGCGACGTCGGCAATTCCGTACGCCTGTCGGGCTGGGTGCATCGCGTGCGCGACCATGGCGGGCTGCTCTTCATCGACATGCGCGACCATTACGGTCTGACCCAGATCGTCGCCGATCCGGATTCACCGGCCTTCAAGATCGCCGAGACCGTGCGTGGCGAATGGGTGATCCGCGTCGACGGCGAGGTCAAGGCGCGCCTGCCGGAGACGGTGAACCCCAACCTGCCGACCGGCGAGGTCGAGGTGTTCGCGCGCGAGATCGAGGTGCTCTCGGCGGCCAAGGAATTGCCGCTCCCGGTCTTCGGCGAGCCGGACTATCCGGAAGACATCCGTCTGAAATACCGCTTCCTCGACCTGCGTCGCGAGACGCTGCACAAGAACATCGTGGCGCGCACGAAGATCATCGCCGAGATGCGCAAGCGCATGGACGAGGTCGGTTTCACCGAATTCTCGACGCCCATCCTCACCGCCTCCTCGCCGGAGGGAGCGCGCGACTTCCTGGTGCCGTCGCGCATCAATCCCGGCACCTTCTACGCCCTGCCGCAGGCGCCGCAGCAGTACAAGCAGCTGATCATGGTCTCCGGCTTCGACCGTTATTTCCAGATCGCGCCCTGCTTCCGCGACGAGGACCCGCGCGCCGACCGCCTGCCCGGCGAGTTCTACCAGCTCGATCTCGAGATGAGCTTCGTCGAGCAGGATGACGTGCTCTCCACCATGGAGCCGGTGCTTCGCGGCGTCTTCGAGACCTTTGCCGCTGGCAAGCCGGTGACCCAGGAATTCCGCCGTATCCCCTTTGACGTGGCGATGCGGACTTACGGCACCGACAAGCCGGACCTGCGCAATCCGATCGAGATCCAGGCGGTCTCGGATCATTTTCGCGATTCCGGCTTCAAGGTCTTCGCCAGCATCCTGGCCAATGATGCGAAGGCCGAGGTGTGGGCTATCCCGGCCAGGACCGGCGGCAGCCGCGCCTTCTGCGACCGCATGAACTCCTGGGCGCAGAGCGAAGGCCAGCCGGGCCTCGGCTACATCTTCTGGCGCAAGGAGGGAGACAAGCTCGAAGGCGCCGGCCCGATCGCCAAGAACATCGGCGAGGAGCGCACCGAGGCGATCCGCCAGCAGCTCAGCCTTGCCGATGGCGATGCCGCCTTCTTCGTCGCCGGCGATCCGAAAAAGTTCGTCGCCTTCGCGGGCGCGGCGCGCACGCGCGCCGGCGAGGAACTGAACCTCGTCGACCGCGACCGCTTCGAGCTGTGCTGGATCGTCGACTTCCCGTTCTTCGAATGGAACGAGGACGAGAACAAGATCGACTTCGCCCACAATCCGTTCTCGATGCCGCAGGGCGGCATCGATGCCCTCAGCGGCCAGGAGCCGCTCGGCATCAAGGCGTTCCAGTACGATATGGTCTGCAACGGCTTCGAGATCGCTTCCGGCGGCATCCGCAACCACCTGCCGGAAACCATGGTCAAGGCCTTCGAGATGGTCGGGCTCGATCGCCAGACGGTCGAGGAGCGTTTCGGCGGCCTCTACCGCGCCTTCCAGTATGGCGCGCCGCCGCATGGCGGCATGGCGGCCGGCATCGACCGCATCGTCATGCTGCTCGTCGGCGCCAAGAACCTGCGCGAGGTCACCATGTTCCCGATGAACCAGCAGGCCTACGACCTGTTGATGAACGCGCCCTCGGAAGCCACTCCGCAGCAGCTTCGCGAGCTGTCGCTGCGGGTCGCAGTGGCGAAGAAAGAAGGTTAG
- a CDS encoding DeoR/GlpR family DNA-binding transcription regulator has translation MLTEERHQFIRDRLAADGRVLAGELASRFGVSEDTVRRDLRELAKAGQLRRVYGGAVTLAPFAAATISQRSSHAVEEKLRLAKAAVGVLVAGQTLFIDGGTTNEAIARAIPRDIELTVATNSLGVATALADLPLVELIVLGGRYVRDLGTCVGGDTLTAVAQLGADLFFLGSCGLDASRGVTAFDSAEAEVKRAMAKNSAGIVIAATNDKLATAAPYRVAAPDAIRHLVVERTAPAAILADFQRQGAEIRFA, from the coding sequence ATGCTGACCGAGGAACGACACCAATTCATTCGCGACCGGCTGGCGGCCGACGGAAGGGTTCTGGCGGGCGAGCTCGCCAGCCGCTTCGGCGTCTCGGAAGACACGGTGCGGCGCGATCTGCGGGAACTCGCCAAGGCCGGCCAGTTGCGTCGCGTCTATGGCGGAGCGGTCACTTTGGCGCCGTTCGCCGCGGCAACGATCAGCCAGCGCAGCAGCCATGCGGTCGAGGAGAAGCTGCGCCTGGCCAAGGCTGCGGTAGGCGTGCTCGTCGCCGGCCAGACCCTGTTCATCGACGGCGGCACGACCAATGAGGCGATCGCCAGGGCGATCCCGCGCGACATCGAGCTGACGGTAGCCACCAATTCGCTGGGCGTGGCAACGGCTCTCGCCGATCTTCCCCTGGTCGAGCTGATCGTGCTCGGCGGCCGGTACGTCCGCGACCTCGGCACCTGCGTCGGCGGCGACACGCTGACCGCCGTGGCGCAACTCGGCGCGGATCTGTTCTTCCTCGGCTCCTGCGGCCTTGATGCCTCGCGCGGCGTCACGGCTTTCGATTCGGCCGAAGCCGAGGTGAAGCGCGCCATGGCGAAAAACAGCGCCGGCATCGTCATTGCCGCTACCAACGACAAACTCGCCACTGCCGCGCCGTATCGTGTCGCCGCACCCGACGCGATCCGCCATCTGGTGGTGGAAAGAACGGCGCCCGCCGCCATCCTCGCCGATTTCCAGCGGCAGGGCGCTGAAATCCGCTTCGCGTGA
- a CDS encoding MFS transporter: protein MTFGLKLAPQHRVYAGFAIYSFAMGNIFPRLPDIKRAMEIEDGTLGLSLIGTPIGTLTALTLATPILERVGFRRALLWLVPLIALVYALAVHAPGPVALFLLLLPVGLMIGSVEIILNVEADRTEFMLKRRIMNRAHSFWSAGFFGAGLFGGAMAHLGLSPQLHLALVVPMVAVSMALFLGGFEPAPARFAATGHKPPMFARPTLPILVLVAVTLSAMLLEGASIDWSAIYIRTVFDSGPFVAGLTVALFAFSQATTRFFADRFVDRHSPSGVACVLLATMAAGVLIVFFSPAPPVSMLGFALLGIGSSAIFPLAISAAAQRTDRPAAINVAALSQISFIAFLLGPPLLGFVSDHWGIRSAYGIGIPFIALSLLTAGSLGRRPAKSAVPADEAPDPARKMLPQAGEA, encoded by the coding sequence ATGACCTTTGGCTTGAAACTCGCCCCCCAGCACCGCGTCTATGCCGGTTTCGCTATCTACTCCTTTGCCATGGGCAACATTTTCCCGCGCCTGCCGGACATCAAGCGCGCCATGGAGATCGAGGACGGCACGCTGGGGCTCAGCCTGATCGGGACGCCGATCGGCACCTTGACGGCGCTGACCCTAGCCACACCGATCCTGGAGCGCGTCGGCTTTCGCCGCGCGCTGCTTTGGCTGGTGCCGCTGATTGCGCTTGTCTACGCGCTTGCCGTTCATGCGCCGGGACCTGTCGCACTGTTCCTGCTGCTGCTGCCGGTCGGGCTGATGATCGGCAGCGTCGAGATCATCCTCAATGTCGAGGCCGACAGGACCGAGTTCATGCTGAAGCGCCGCATCATGAACCGGGCGCACTCCTTCTGGAGCGCGGGCTTCTTCGGCGCCGGGCTGTTCGGCGGCGCCATGGCGCATCTCGGCCTGTCGCCGCAACTGCATCTGGCGCTGGTGGTGCCGATGGTGGCGGTTTCGATGGCGCTGTTTCTCGGCGGCTTCGAACCGGCACCCGCCCGCTTCGCCGCCACAGGCCATAAGCCACCGATGTTCGCGCGGCCGACGCTGCCGATTCTGGTCCTCGTTGCGGTAACGCTTTCGGCAATGCTGCTGGAAGGCGCCAGCATCGACTGGTCGGCGATCTATATTCGCACCGTGTTCGACTCCGGCCCGTTCGTTGCCGGCTTGACGGTGGCGCTGTTTGCCTTCTCGCAGGCGACGACGCGCTTTTTCGCCGACCGCTTCGTCGACCGCCACTCGCCCAGCGGCGTGGCGTGCGTGCTGCTCGCAACGATGGCGGCCGGCGTGCTGATCGTCTTCTTCTCGCCCGCGCCGCCGGTATCGATGCTCGGCTTCGCCCTGTTGGGGATCGGCAGCAGCGCGATCTTCCCGCTGGCGATCTCCGCGGCAGCCCAGCGGACGGACCGGCCCGCGGCGATCAACGTCGCAGCGCTGTCGCAGATCTCCTTCATCGCCTTCCTGCTCGGTCCGCCGCTGCTCGGCTTCGTATCGGACCATTGGGGCATCCGCTCCGCCTATGGGATCGGCATCCCGTTCATCGCGCTCAGCCTGCTGACGGCAGGTTCGCTTGGCCGGCGGCCGGCCAAGTCCGCCGTGCCGGCGGACGAAGCGCCCGATCCGGCGCGGAAGATGCTGCCGCAAGCCGGCGAGGCATGA
- a CDS encoding ornithine cyclodeaminase family protein has translation MTSAIPNDRNAHAKGDTPVLILSEAEVKTCIDLRRLLDVLADGFQALSGGKVVNPARPQLDIPQAGYSLAMPAWMVGKHLTVKIVNVFEGNIAKGIPSHLATIHLFDPQTGFPICVMDGTYITAVRTSGSAVLSVRELARRDVKVATVVGAGVQAGQHLRLLPLVRDFAEIRVVSKEFADAQALAALHPGVVAVSDIEAAVRSSDVVCLATHSFEPVISAEWVQPGTHVSSVGVAPPGGELPIELVGKASLFVETSDAFAPTPVGSCELAGIDPETGTELGEMLLGVRPGRVSADQVTVYKAMGVAMEDMVAADLAYREAIHRGIGSVASL, from the coding sequence ATGACATCAGCCATACCGAACGACCGCAACGCCCACGCCAAGGGTGACACGCCGGTGCTCATATTGAGCGAGGCCGAGGTGAAAACCTGCATCGACCTCCGCCGGCTCCTCGACGTACTGGCGGACGGCTTCCAAGCACTGTCTGGCGGCAAGGTCGTCAATCCGGCGCGACCCCAGCTCGACATTCCGCAGGCAGGCTATTCGCTGGCGATGCCGGCCTGGATGGTGGGCAAGCATCTGACGGTGAAGATCGTCAACGTGTTCGAGGGCAACATTGCCAAAGGCATCCCCAGCCATCTCGCCACCATCCATCTGTTCGACCCGCAGACCGGATTCCCGATCTGCGTCATGGACGGTACCTACATCACTGCCGTGCGCACCTCCGGCTCTGCTGTGCTCTCCGTGCGCGAACTGGCCCGGCGCGACGTCAAGGTCGCGACAGTGGTGGGCGCCGGCGTCCAGGCCGGCCAGCACCTGCGCCTTTTGCCACTGGTCCGCGACTTCGCCGAGATCCGCGTTGTCTCGAAGGAGTTCGCGGATGCGCAGGCGCTTGCCGCGCTACATCCGGGTGTTGTTGCCGTCAGCGATATCGAGGCCGCGGTGCGCTCGTCGGATGTCGTCTGCCTGGCAACGCATTCCTTTGAGCCGGTGATTTCAGCCGAATGGGTGCAGCCCGGCACGCATGTCTCGTCGGTCGGTGTTGCGCCACCCGGCGGCGAATTGCCGATCGAGCTTGTCGGCAAGGCCAGCCTCTTCGTCGAGACAAGCGATGCATTCGCCCCGACGCCGGTCGGTTCTTGTGAACTGGCCGGCATCGATCCGGAAACCGGAACCGAACTTGGCGAGATGCTGCTCGGTGTGCGGCCGGGACGGGTCAGCGCCGACCAGGTCACCGTCTACAAGGCAATGGGCGTTGCAATGGAGGACATGGTGGCGGCCGACCTCGCTTACCGCGAGGCGATTCACCGCGGAATCGGGAGCGTCGCATCGCTGTAG
- a CDS encoding Lrp/AsnC ligand binding domain-containing protein has protein sequence MDDLDRIDRSLLRLLQEDGRRTTLDLARQVGLSPTGASQRIRRLFSEGFIRAVRAVLDPARIGKAQLVFIEVRLDHTAPHVFDRFAEAVLRAPEIIECHMVVGGFDYLVKARIADMAMFQDFLQRVILPLPGVRETHTYASIANVKPDALLPI, from the coding sequence ATGGACGATCTCGACCGTATCGACCGCTCTTTGTTGCGTTTGTTGCAGGAGGATGGCCGCCGCACCACGCTCGACCTCGCCCGCCAGGTCGGACTGTCGCCGACGGGCGCCTCGCAGCGCATCAGGCGGCTGTTCAGCGAAGGCTTCATCCGGGCGGTACGAGCCGTTCTCGACCCGGCCAGGATCGGGAAGGCGCAACTTGTCTTCATCGAGGTGCGGCTCGACCATACGGCGCCGCATGTCTTCGACCGCTTCGCCGAGGCGGTCTTGCGCGCGCCCGAGATCATCGAGTGCCACATGGTGGTTGGCGGCTTCGACTACCTAGTCAAGGCGCGCATCGCCGACATGGCAATGTTCCAGGATTTCCTGCAGCGGGTCATCCTGCCGCTGCCAGGGGTCAGGGAAACACACACCTACGCTTCGATCGCCAATGTGAAGCCCGACGCCTTGTTGCCGATCTAG
- a CDS encoding MFS transporter, with protein sequence MSSIRPLIPLLIAAGILLGGNGLQGTLIALRGAREGFSASDIGLMGTFYFAGFLLGCLAVTRILKAVGHVRTFSALAAIASVGTLLLVLVIDPVMWCAIRFAGGFCFAGLFTVMEAWLNSGVGNKDRARVLAIYRMVDIGSVTGAQFLIPIFGAGGFAIFAVMSMMITFSLVPVSLGDRSNPAPPEEVKLDLPRVWRISPLGSIGCIAVGVTNSAFRTLSPVYAEEIGMSVADVVTFVSVGIFGGALIQYPLGYLSDRWDRRSVLLTTTCCAMLAALALAFVARGDPFLNFAIVFIFGCFAMPLYSLSAAHSNDRAGKGEFVLVNAALMLFYSFGAIGGPIAASAVMQYFGPSALFVFSAFVYAILIIVILYRMQVRSGVPAGSRSRFTALLRTSTFFARLARRGNDSDKPD encoded by the coding sequence ATGTCCTCGATACGCCCGCTGATCCCGCTCCTCATCGCCGCAGGCATCCTGCTCGGCGGCAACGGACTGCAGGGCACGCTGATCGCGCTGCGCGGCGCGCGGGAAGGCTTCTCCGCCTCCGACATCGGCCTGATGGGCACGTTCTACTTTGCCGGCTTCCTGCTCGGATGCCTGGCGGTCACCCGCATCCTGAAGGCGGTCGGTCATGTGCGGACATTCTCGGCGCTTGCTGCGATCGCCTCCGTCGGCACGCTGCTGCTGGTATTGGTCATCGACCCGGTGATGTGGTGCGCGATACGCTTTGCTGGCGGCTTCTGCTTCGCCGGCCTGTTCACCGTCATGGAGGCGTGGCTCAATTCCGGCGTCGGCAACAAGGATCGCGCCCGCGTGCTCGCGATCTACCGCATGGTCGATATCGGCTCGGTCACCGGCGCGCAGTTCCTGATCCCGATCTTCGGCGCAGGCGGCTTCGCCATCTTCGCCGTCATGTCGATGATGATCACCTTCTCGCTGGTGCCGGTCTCGCTCGGCGACCGTTCCAACCCGGCGCCGCCGGAAGAGGTCAAGCTCGATTTGCCACGCGTCTGGCGGATCTCGCCGCTTGGCTCGATCGGCTGCATCGCCGTCGGCGTCACCAACAGCGCCTTCCGCACGCTGTCGCCGGTCTATGCCGAGGAGATCGGCATGTCGGTGGCCGATGTCGTCACCTTCGTCAGCGTCGGCATCTTCGGCGGCGCCCTCATCCAATATCCGCTGGGCTATCTTTCCGACCGCTGGGACCGGCGCTCGGTACTGCTGACGACGACATGCTGCGCCATGCTTGCCGCGCTGGCGCTCGCTTTCGTGGCGCGCGGCGATCCTTTCCTGAACTTCGCCATCGTCTTTATCTTCGGCTGCTTCGCCATGCCGCTCTATTCGCTGTCGGCGGCGCATTCCAACGATCGGGCCGGCAAGGGCGAGTTCGTGCTGGTCAATGCGGCGCTGATGCTGTTCTATTCCTTCGGCGCGATTGGCGGTCCGATCGCCGCATCGGCGGTGATGCAATATTTCGGGCCCAGCGCCCTGTTCGTGTTCAGCGCCTTTGTCTATGCCATTCTCATTATCGTGATCCTGTACCGGATGCAGGTTCGATCCGGCGTTCCCGCCGGCAGTCGAAGCCGTTTTACCGCGCTCTTGCGCACCTCGACATTCTTCGCGCGGCTCGCCCGGCGGGGCAATGATTCAGACAAGCCGGATTAA
- the rnd gene encoding ribonuclease D: protein MHVITTQKELESAVAAFEKSEFVTVDTEFIRETTFWPILCLIQMAAPGVTALIDPLSPHIDLKPFFRLMANEAVVKVFHAARQDIEIIVHLGNLVPHPVFDTQVAAMVCGFGDSVSYDQLVQRITGARLDKSSRFTDWRHRPLSDKQLEYALADVTHLIKVYQHLSAELKREDRAHWLNEEMDILTSRETYDPHPEDAWKRLKMRLRKPQELAVVQAVAAWREREARERDVPRGRVLKDDAIYEIAQQAPRDAAALGKLRTTPKGWERSATATALLGAVNAALAMPKETMPKLPKSFQPPEGSSAAAELLKVLLRIVAEKEGVASKVLASSDDIDRIAAEGDAAEVPALQGWRRAVFGDQALRLVRGEIGIKFDKRRIAVFDL from the coding sequence ATGCACGTCATCACCACCCAGAAAGAACTCGAAAGCGCTGTCGCGGCGTTCGAAAAGTCGGAATTCGTCACCGTCGATACCGAATTCATCCGCGAAACGACCTTCTGGCCGATCCTCTGCCTCATACAGATGGCCGCGCCCGGCGTGACGGCGCTGATCGATCCGCTGTCGCCACACATCGATCTCAAACCGTTCTTCCGGCTGATGGCCAACGAAGCGGTGGTCAAGGTCTTCCACGCCGCGCGCCAGGACATCGAAATCATCGTCCATCTGGGTAACCTCGTGCCGCATCCGGTGTTCGACACGCAGGTGGCGGCCATGGTCTGCGGCTTCGGCGACAGCGTCTCCTACGATCAGCTGGTGCAGCGCATCACCGGCGCCAGGCTCGACAAATCCTCGCGCTTCACCGACTGGCGGCACCGGCCGCTCTCCGACAAGCAGCTCGAATACGCGCTCGCCGACGTCACCCACCTGATCAAGGTCTACCAGCATCTCAGCGCCGAGCTGAAGCGCGAGGACCGAGCCCATTGGCTGAACGAGGAGATGGACATCCTCACCTCGCGCGAGACCTACGATCCGCATCCGGAGGATGCCTGGAAGCGGCTGAAGATGCGGCTGCGCAAGCCGCAGGAGCTGGCGGTCGTGCAGGCGGTGGCCGCCTGGCGCGAACGCGAGGCGCGCGAACGCGACGTGCCGCGTGGCCGTGTGCTCAAGGACGATGCGATCTACGAGATCGCGCAGCAGGCGCCGCGCGATGCGGCGGCTCTCGGCAAGCTGCGCACGACGCCGAAAGGCTGGGAGCGTTCGGCGACGGCCACGGCGCTGCTGGGTGCCGTCAACGCCGCTCTCGCCATGCCGAAGGAGACGATGCCGAAACTGCCGAAGAGTTTTCAGCCGCCGGAAGGCTCGAGCGCGGCGGCGGAACTGCTCAAGGTGCTGCTTCGCATCGTCGCCGAGAAGGAGGGCGTCGCCTCCAAGGTGCTCGCCTCCAGTGACGACATCGACCGCATCGCCGCCGAAGGCGACGCCGCCGAAGTGCCGGCGCTGCAAGGCTGGCGGCGCGCCGTATTCGGCGACCAGGCGCTGCGGCTGGTGCGCGGCGAGATCGGCATCAAGTTCGACAAGCGCAGGATCGCGGTCTTCGATCTCTAG
- a CDS encoding MAPEG family protein has translation MNQTAIFWPMLAHVLLVYIVYLVMLKRRYLAVKSGEAKISQYKVRSTEPASSVTVANNLINQFELPVLFHVLCLALFVTNGVNYLTLVLMWLFVVTRYVHAWVHLTRNYVLHRSRAFFLGAGILLVAWIWFALHLAGVV, from the coding sequence ATGAACCAGACCGCCATCTTCTGGCCGATGCTGGCGCATGTGCTCCTGGTCTACATCGTCTATCTGGTGATGCTGAAGCGGCGCTATCTTGCCGTGAAGTCCGGCGAGGCCAAGATCAGCCAGTATAAGGTCCGCTCGACCGAGCCGGCCTCAAGCGTCACCGTCGCCAACAATCTGATCAACCAATTCGAACTGCCGGTTCTGTTCCATGTGCTCTGCCTGGCGCTGTTCGTCACCAACGGCGTCAACTACCTGACGCTGGTGCTGATGTGGCTCTTCGTCGTGACGCGCTATGTCCACGCCTGGGTGCATCTCACCAGAAACTACGTGCTGCACCGCAGCCGCGCCTTCTTCCTCGGCGCGGGCATCCTTCTCGTCGCCTGGATCTGGTTCGCGCTGCACCTGGCTGGGGTGGTCTGA